A genomic region of Arachis hypogaea cultivar Tifrunner chromosome 5, arahy.Tifrunner.gnm2.J5K5, whole genome shotgun sequence contains the following coding sequences:
- the LOC112799845 gene encoding uncharacterized protein, with protein sequence MHPAALPVVSKLSGMILLFPFSIPCSPKDITIHDVNLSCPLRILDLNHRRGSSLLCAARRQVRYQDGDIDDDEYGHNKEIAMLELYSQSARDEVLFVHAIVDQEEVDVLIFKGLSSSLSYSTSPDLTRSILPERAVIKTIDRIKGPFDPNNIVYLQKDVPWEDFKTNLLSN encoded by the exons ATGCATCCTGCAGCACTTCCCGTGGTATCCAAACTTTCGGGGATGATTCTATTATTTCCATTTTCCATACCATGTTCTCCGAAGGACATTACTATACACGATGTCAACTTGTCATGTCCCCTCAGAATTTTGGATTTGAACCACAGAAGAGGTTCGAGTCTTTTATGTGCAGCAAGAAGGCAGGTTCGATATCAAGATGGGGATATTGATGATGATGAATATGGGCACAATAAGGAAATTGCAATGTTGGAGTTGTACAGTCAATCAGCAAGAGATGAAGTACTCTTTGTTCATGCCATTGTGGACCAAGAGGAAGTAGATGTGCTCATCTTCAAG GGCCTTTCTTCAAGCTTGAGCTACAGTACCTCCCCAGACTTAACTAGAAGCATTCTACCAGAAAGGGCAGTGATAAAGACCATAGATAGAATCAAAGGGCCTTTCGACCCTAACAATATAGTGTACCTGCAAAAAGATGTACCATGGGAAGATTTCAAGACAAATCTGCTATCTAATTAA